In Nicotiana tabacum cultivar K326 chromosome 17, ASM71507v2, whole genome shotgun sequence, one DNA window encodes the following:
- the LOC107759552 gene encoding scarecrow-like protein 32: MMQFTESLPPSLHQQVSPIFSSLMLNKNDNQIQRARPWPGFPTSKNLGTIGDANCMEQLLVHCANAIESNDPTLAQQILWVLNNIAPPDGDSNQRLTCGFLRALIVRAAKIGTCKLLTANLNHSMETHKFSIIELAGFVDLTPWHRFGFTAANGAILEAVEGYSIVHIVDFSLTHCMQIPTLIDAISTRLEGPPLVKLTVAGATEDLPPMLDLSYEELGAKLVNFARSRNVMMEFRVIPSSSSDGFSNVIEQLRVQNLIRPENGEALVINCHMMLHYIPEETTVLSPRFPLDQSSNSSISSFRSMFLKAIRNLDPTIVVLVDEDADFTSNNLVCRLRSAFNYLWIPYDTVDTFLPRGSKQRQWYEADICWKIENVIAHEGLQRLERLEPKNQWVQRMRNANFRSSGFSEDSVSEVKNMLDEHAAGWGLKRDEEDVVLTWKGHNVVFATAWVPL, encoded by the coding sequence ATGATGCAATTTACTGAGAGTTTACCACCATCACTTCACCAACAAGTTTCACCAATATTTTCAAGTCTGATGTTGAACAAGAATGACAATCAAATCCAACGCGCGAGACCCTGGCCTGGTTTTCCCACATCAAAAAACTTGGGAACTATAGGCGACGCTAATTGCATGGAACAATTGTTAGTCCATTGCGCTAACGCAATCGAAAGCAATGACCCAACTTTAGCTCAACAAATTTTGTGGGTCCTTAATAACATTGCCCCTCCTGATGGTGACTCTAACCAACGCCTCACTTGTGGTTTCCTCCGAGCCCTCATCGTTCGCGCTGCTAAAATTGGGACTTGCAAATTACTCACTGCCAATCTGAATCATTCAATGGAAACACATAAATTCTCTATCATAGAGCTAGCCGGTTTCGTTGACTTAACCCCGTGGCATCGTTTCGGGTTCACGGCTGCTAATGGAGCTATATTAGAAGCTGTAGAAGGTTACTCTATTGTTCATATTGTTGATTTTAGCTTGACTCATTGCATGCAAATTCCCACACTTATTGATGCTATTTCTACTCGACTAGAAGGACCTCCGTTAGTCAAACTTACAGTAGCTGGTGCAACAGAAGATTTACCACCTATGCTTGATCTTTCTTATGAGGAATTAGGTGCTAAGTTGGTAAATTTCGCAAGGTCAAGAAACGTGATGATGGAATTTAGAGTGATTCCTTCAAGTTCATCGGACGGGTTTTCGAATGTAATTGAACAGCTACGTGTCCAAAATCTAATACGTCCAGAGAATGGCGAGGCACTAGTAATAAATTGTCACATGATGCTTCATTACATACCAGAGGAAACAACAGTATTGTCCCCTCGATTTCCTTTGGACCAGAGTAGTAATTCTTCAATCTCCTCGTTTCGTTCGATGTTTCTTAAGGCTATTCGGAATTTAGACCCGACGATTGTAGTGTTAGTAGATGAAGATGCGGACTTTACGTCTAATAATCTTGTGTGCAGATTAAGGTCGGCTTTTAATTATCTATGGATACCTTATGATACTGTGGATACATTTCTTCCGAGAGGTAGCAAGCAAAGGCAGTGGTACGAAGCTGACATTTGTTGGAAGATAGAAAATGTTATAGCTCACGAGGGTCTTCAACGACTCGAGAGGCTCGAGCCGAAAAACCAGTGGGTGCAACGGATGAGAAATGCTAATTTCAGGAGCAGTGGTTTTAGTGAAGATTCAGTTTCGGAAGTGAAGAACATGCTAGATGAGCATGCAGCTGGGTGGGGGCTAAAGAGGGATGAGGAAGATGTTGTGCTTACATGGAAAGGACATAATGTCGTGTTTGCTACTGCTTGGGTTCCTCTTTAA